TGCAGTAAATAGACATTGTTACTTTAAATTATTGCGTTACCGTTTTACCTGCTTACTTCAGCTTGCAAAACGGATTATTGACACCATGAAAATGTAAACAAGGGTCTGTGAGAATCTAAGAATCTTGCTGCATTATTATCCTGTACACCACCAAATCATTCAAATAggtaatttaaaatgaaacgaTGGAACAGAGAGTTTATCTAATCTACTATTTTCATTGCGCTGTAAACAGACTGCACATTTCATTGCACATCTCGCAAAATTAGCCTTAAAACGCATcacgtgtttgtttgtattttgaagaaaataaatcCAATACTTTCAGTAGTCTTCACGGTAATGGTTGTAAAGTGGTTAACTTACTGGGATCTAACCCGGGTTTGTCTTCTTTAGTCTTTCCGGAGTTGAGTGGAAGAGAGTTGATCTGCTGAGTCTTTGTAGGAGTCGATGGTTTGTAGAAATAACCCGAGTTTCCTTTATGTCTCATGTCTGAGAAGTCACCAGATTTCACCTCGTAATTTCTACTGCTCACTGCAGGTTCAATccacggctgtaaaaacctcgaGTCTGCGCCAATGCCCGGATGTTTGGCATAAAACACAGAATTTTGTGAATATATTGAATCCCACGACGACGCGAAGACAGCATTTTTGGATGCAAAGCTGCACGAAGAAAGGTGTGAACAGTCTGCTGATAAAAATGGCGATGAACACATGTCTGAGAAATGCGCGCTGGCCTTGAGCACCTCTTGAGGTTCATTGTTTATCAGTGAATCCACAAAATAGTTCGCCGACATGACGACGTCCTCAGCCTCCTAAACATGCATTCAGATTAATATGGAGTGCAATGTCTGTTTGTGTTTAGTGATACAGTCGTGACAGGTAATTATTTCTCTCGCGTCTTCTTCTCGGCCATTGGCTGACATTGAACACGTGAGggtgaaaaaaaatccacactgtGGAAATATTTAGACAGTAGGCTTATTGGGTCGTTATTTTAATGTGCAGTAGTGATTTCAGCTTTAGCTAAATTAATCTTTATTATACAATTTTTAatctaataaaatgtattatcgATACCAACAAGCTCCATTTGCACAGACCCGCCCCCCACGACCCCAGGGTTCTAGCACCGTGGCGTCATCGTTTTACCCAGCCACTATTTTATGTTGTTTctggcattttattttttgtgtaattctcgTAACATGGGTCATTATTAAGAAAAATGTTAACTGAGTTATTACCTTACAACACTGCACTATACCCATGGTCGGAATCCTGGATTAAACATCGTAATGCGAGTAAGAGACTCATAATAAAACACCACgcaaataaaatgcacaatgtGAACTTGAAACGCATGAAACGCGCCGATTAAGCTTGAAGCAACAAAGCCAACTGGACAGTAAACTGATAAATTAACTTTAAAAGTGTAGGATTTCAGTCCGGAGTCAGAGAGCTCGTTCTGTtcaacattttacaaaaatgttattatttttaaacacttgGTCTATTTATATAAACGTCCTTAACTTTCTTGTCttgcatctccaaaacagcaacTTAAACAAAGACCCCTAGGTTTTCaggtgttttatatatatatatatatatatatatatatatatatatgtatgtatgtatatatatatgtatatgtatatgtgtatgtatatatatatatttatatgtatatgtatatgtgtgtgtatatatatatatatatatatatatatatatatatatatatatatatatatatacacacatatacatatacatataaatatatatatatatatacatacacatatacatatacatatatatatatatatatatgtttagaGCTTgaactaatttatttttttgctttccataaataaatacagtttatcTTGGATGTAGAGCACAACAAATTTTCAAATACCTAAATTCCTAAacaattaaaattatatttaatttaatgctgCGTTGAAAGTCTGATATTCTAAATAAAATTTGGCCCATAGAGTCCTCATCAGATCCAAATGTAAAATTCACTGAAGGCTTGAACACTGCAATATCCATTTACTGCAATATCCAAGGCTATAACATGTTTAGTTTAAGCTCAGGGTTCAGTGACCTTTCAAGAACAATTATGTATATAACTTGTTGGATATAAGACTTAAAACAATGTACATTGCaaacaaaaaattcaaataaaacagaacgACTATAAGTTTCAAACTAATCCCTTCGGTCTTTTGTAGCCGCATTAATGAACTATAGTTTCAGCTAAAGACTGGAATTAATATTTACAACATTCTTACTGTAAGGTGTGTTTACAGTAATAGAagactgtatttttaattagaGGGCAAAACAATTTTACAGGACTACATGCTGAAAACTGTAGCtgtatttcaataaaaaaaacaacactgctaCAATTGTATAATTATACTGTTCTTTAAACTTTTTtgtcaataaaaatatacagtagtcTATTCAAGTATACAACTATCCTATAtgggttatatatataaaatatcaggcTAGCTAACTAATGTTAGTTATCTAGCTAGGAAACTTTACCTAGCATGGCCTCGCTTTATCTCTGGTTTAAACTCGTTGCATTTACATTGCTaagctaaaataataaaagttattaaTTTTTGTAGGATGAAAAATATGGgcagaaatgaaaaatggaaGCACAAACGAGGTTCCTTTATGCTTCAAGTAAGTATTTAGCGCCTGGTGTGgtcaaaggtgtgtgtgtgtgtgtgtgtgtgtgtgtgtgtgtgtgtgtgtgtgtgtgtgtgtgcgtttaaatgaagatattttaaatcactgttacatttttaattggGTATAATCAGAAAATTCTTATTTTATGCACTTTTTTTCTTGCGTATTGGTTGTGTTATAATAACTCCAATGTGACGCTCTTGCCGTCTCTTTTCTGTCCAACTTTCTGCTTTCCGTCtaatattaacatatatatctatatcatttctgtatttaaGAAAAACAGTTCcattgtttgattatttttgctAAATATCGGTTGGCAAACAATTacgcaaatacacacaaatctGTGGGGTCGCTAGTATTCCTGTTTAgtttactttgtttactttttaaactaattttgctcttatgttaaataaattctAATTATTGTGTACTGTGCTTCAGATGAAGGGCGTCCTGAAAAAAAGGTTTCTCTGAATAGTGTGTGCATGATGTAATTTTattacctctacatttatttCCTACTACTATAGTAGACAAGTATACTTTTGTCCCAAGGTGGAGCAGGTTTAGGGTTTCTCACAGATAAAATCTCAAAGCGGTGTGTAAGTCTTTTGTTGTGGAGgtaaaatactattatatttTACTGCTCTAGAAAAAAActcaactgattaaataaaGACGATCCAGATTTAAACgtgttttatacttttttttttataactatcCTCTACCCTCTTTTCATAGCTCTTCTTGATTTCCACGAAAAGTACATATTTAATCCTACTGGTTTTATTAATCACGTTCACTGTTTACATTTACGCTCATTACAGGAAACAAACAGCTATACGAGCAGCATTGAAGTTTATATGACGTTGTAGGCGTATAATTTGTCCCTCTTGGTGTTGAGTATGTAGTTTTTCTTGTAATAAAATCTCCTGTCTTGGGCCTTGTATGAAGAGCAGCATAACTGCAACACAATGCAGAAGCAATCTAAATGTCTCCTGCTGTGTCCTTTTAgtttacaaacattttaaagcatCTTTATAGGGTGTTTATTTGACATGTATAACTTTAGCATTCGTTGGTATACAATAAGATTGGAGAACTCATAACGTCCGGCTGCTGACGCTGTTTATTCGTTGATTTAATTGAATCCGGTTAGAGAAATATTACTATCAGAAACACTCCGAAGGCTCTACCCAAGAGTCTAAGAATAAGAGGTCTAAATTGAAGAAATTTATTTTGTGAAAGCAGTTCCACTGCGGTGCTGATTCTTCATACAGCGCTATAGTAGTGTAAGCGTTTAAAAAACCTTATGAGGAAAATGTAATCAGTGCGTAGGCTATGTAATATATTTGCACAcacaattacattaaaaacCATAGATGAGTTAAGCCATTTTTTTGGAGGTTTATACGCATTGCATCCTAAACTACGAGTGTTAACCCCGCCTTTCACCATAACCTTAACCATTCCTAACTTTGACTCAGGAGTTGCCTGTGAGACGACTACTGCCAGACCCGGGAGTTCAGTGGCAATGCTGAGAACAAAAGCTACGAttagtttaaataaattaaaccttTTGAGAAGCTGCAATGCTGCTAAAACCAAGAAGGGACTAtaggaaaatgaaaataaaatgaccgCTGCCGGACAAAATTTCGTGCAGACACACACGGACTGATTATTTTACtcatatttaaaatgatgcTTGTAAAAGCGAGGAATCTGCTGAGAGGAAACTTCCACCTGCCTtgaataattaaacataattccGAAATGAAGTAAGTTGTGGTCGTTTTATTAGAACTAATAACAGCATGCAGCCTAGTAAATATCCAATATGGATAATGAATGCTAAAGACCTATGAAGGCCGCGCTTCCGCACATCAGTCTGCCCTTTAAACAGTAATTATACCATCTATTTTGAAATAAGTGTTGCATAAGCTTCATTTATCTATTTCTCATATCTTAATTCATTATAAGCAAGCAACATAAGCTCGTCGTGCTGTAACCGACATGTTAATCATAAATACAACATATTTGTAGAAAAAGCAGGAATGCCAAAAGTTTGCCGATTTGCCATTTAAAGTGACAAGTATAACATAAAAGTTTATAAAAGTGTGAcatcagaaatgttttaatatcaATTTATATTAAGCTATATATTGAAACTGATAAGTAAAAACCTCTGAAGCTTACTTCATGCACTTGTGTCTGAATAAATTCACTCATTAATGCATGGTTTGTAGTATAATGTTGAAATTTCtcaaattctaaaaaaaaaaaaaaaaaaaaaaaaaatcctattaaTTCCTCTGTATGCCTGTATGCCTTGAGGCATCAAGCTcgccctttttttcttttacagccCCAATTTAACTCAATGAAGACTTTTATTGACACATAAAACCAGAGAGAACAGGCAGGGGTTTTCTGTAGATAACAGAGTCGAGACGGTGGTTCATTTCAAATGCCATCTccggaagagagagagagagagagagagagagagagagagagagagaggagtaatTTGAAGTAAATGGATGCCCTTGATGAAGGCGAACTGACGTAGTCAAGGCAGTTTCTTGTTGCCGAGGCAGGAAGTTGAATCCCAACAACATGAAACTACCTAAACCACGCATCAGCTGGTAGGGGACGGGCTCTCCATTCAACGACTTTCAAATGACAATCCAAAAAATATCTTCATGACTCAAATAGCGTCATCTGTATACAATGCTATAACCAAAACAATTGTACAGCTGCAAAAACCTAATTCATGGCATTAAACAATACCAACcccaacatttaaataaacaattgcttatattgtatattttcattGAAATACAGAAACAACTCTATGCAGAGAGCTAGCACATAGCTgtcaacattaaacacaactaaaCCGTGTATCCAGTATTTGACTTTCTAGATCaggcaaaaatattaaaaccCCGTCACTGAGTAGTCTGTGTAGAACACAGCGTGTATGCAGCTACtattatgaaaaagaaagaaataaaaacaggacaTCTGGCTATTTTCATATATGAGGTCTACAGTGATAGATTGTGAAAATGAATTAGAACTGCGTGCCTTGTACACTAAAGGAATGTCAgcatgaacacacaacacacatcagtGTCACGTACAAAACAATCAGGCAAGCATTTTCATTCTACAAGCCGTAAACAGCATCTGCTACTATAAAACAATCTAAAATGCTGCtgctgcaaagaaaaaaaaaatcacaaacaaacaaaaaagcagtgCACCCTGGCAGAGCAAATAAAATAGCCTATGTTTTCATTTTCCCGCCACTGGAGACGTCAAAATCGTCGATAAACCGTAGCAATGAGACGATATAATCAATACTAAGTGCCTATCAGTGATGAACGGCCATGAAGTCCAGTGTGTCAGCCCAAGCAAAGAAAAATGCCCATGTCTTTGCCCAAGATCTTACCTTTCACCGCGCCCTTGTGTTCCTTTTAGCCGAATTCCTACGTCCCAATAGACCGCGTGGCTTTTTCATCCCTCGCcttgcaatgttttttttttaatccaaccATCACAAAGTAAGATCCCGACTCGTCCTACAGCATATGAAAAGGAAGCTCCTCTCTGTAGCCGAGCACAGCAAGCCCATCCTCCTCTTCAACgttaaaaacactttttactGCGGCAGCAGCACATTGTAATTTGCAGATCATAAAAGCCAGCTCAGACGATCCGGATCTAATACAGTGACACTGATATTTTATGAGTCTGACTTATTATGGTCACCTGGCTGATATTTAAATCAACGTTATGGCTTCGCTTACATTGCTACCCttcgctctccctctctttcttttcttctctttgtctTGGCCGTTTTCTGGgactaaatctaaaaaaaatgcatgcattACTTTCATTACTACCCAGTCTCCAGAGAaggtcttttattattttaaataacaacagGTACTCGATAGCCGATGTGTGCTATTATGTAAAGAAGATTTACAGCTGGATTGAAATGAAGACTGCATGGATTCGACACTGCGGATTTCTTGCCGTGAATTGCTGAAATATTTCGTTTTGTAGATGAAATGCGAGTGTCCGAAATAAACGACAAGCCATTTAAAACTTTCCCTTCATGCCTTTGCGCAAATGCATGAATAATATTAAGAGCTGATATTAAGAGGCATATGTTTAGGTGAGAAACCTGTCGAGTATAGCTCGGAGCTCTGGCAGTCTGCAGTAATTTCTTACAGCTTCACGTGTCAAGACCGGATCCTAATCCTTAAAGTGCGATACTCTTTTTGACCCCATGGCGACGCTCTTCTCTCAGTGAAGCCAAGCTCACTCTCTTAATATGCAACCACTACTGGATAAATGGATATCATATAACATACTACAAATGTTGAATGATCTATATTCACTAAATGTACTGCATTAAAATATGGGTGATATCCCAAAGCCTTAAAATGATGTTAGTATGAttattttagtagaatttaacaAATGACCTTTTACCCACATCTAACACACTGCATTTCCAATAAGTGTTTTTGTAGCTCTAGATTTTAATCAA
This window of the Ictalurus furcatus strain D&B chromosome 21, Billie_1.0, whole genome shotgun sequence genome carries:
- the LOC128625305 gene encoding homeobox protein Hox-C9-like, producing MSANYFVDSLINNEPQEVLKASAHFSDMCSSPFLSADCSHLSSCSFASKNAVFASSWDSIYSQNSVFYAKHPGIGADSRFLQPWIEPAVSSRNYEVKSGDFSDMRHKGNSGYFYKPSTPTKTQQINSLPLNSGKTKEDKPGLDPNNPVVSWINAKSTRKKRCPYTKYQILELEKEFLFNMYLTRDRRYEVARDLNLTERQVKIWFQNRRMKMKKMNTDMTQGNK